GGTTTTAAGGTCAGCATTAGCAAATGCGGAACAGAAAAATCCAAGAATAGATATTGATGCACTTAGAATAGTTAAAGCTTGTATTGATCAAGGCCCTATAATGAAAAGGATTGAACAAAGAGCAATGGGAAGAGGAAATGTTATCAAAAAGAAAACTTCACATATTGTAATATATGTTGGAATCGAAGAAAATTAAATCGGGGGTGTTGATTTGGGTCAAAAAATAAATCCAATAGGCAACAGATTGGGCATAATAAGAACATGGGAAAGCAGATGGTTCGCAAAAAAAGGATATGCTGGCCAGCTAATAGAAGATCTCAAACTTCGAAACACACTGAAAGATAAACTTTATCATGCTGGAATATCCAGAATTGAGATAGAAAGGGTAGGAGAAAAAGTTAGAGTTCTAATATATGCAGCAAGACCGGGAATAATCATAGGTAAAAAAGGAGCAGAGGTTGATAAATTAAAAAAAGAAGTAGAGAGAGAAACTGGTAAACAGGCAAATATTGAAATAAGAGAAGTAAGAAGACCCGAGCTTGATGCGCAATTAGTTGCTGAAAACATTGCACTTCAAATAGAAAAAAGAGTTGCCTATCGTAGAGCCATGAAAAGAGCGGTAGCGTCTTCTATAAGATTTGGTGCTAAAGGTATTAAAGTATCATGCGCTGGAAGATTAGCTGGCGCAGAGATAGCCAGAACTGAATGGTATAGAGAAGGAAGAGTTCCTCTTAGTACTTTCAGGGCAGACATTGATTACGGCTTTGCAGAGGCAAATACCACATACGGTATAATCGGGGTTAAAGTATGGATATTTAAAGGTGAAG
This sequence is a window from Thermodesulfovibrio thiophilus DSM 17215. Protein-coding genes within it:
- the rplV gene encoding 50S ribosomal protein L22, with product MEARAILKYARITPTKARRVMNLIRGKKAGEALLTLKYMPHRGARIIEKVLRSALANAEQKNPRIDIDALRIVKACIDQGPIMKRIEQRAMGRGNVIKKKTSHIVIYVGIEEN
- the rpsC gene encoding 30S ribosomal protein S3, whose product is MGQKINPIGNRLGIIRTWESRWFAKKGYAGQLIEDLKLRNTLKDKLYHAGISRIEIERVGEKVRVLIYAARPGIIIGKKGAEVDKLKKEVERETGKQANIEIREVRRPELDAQLVAENIALQIEKRVAYRRAMKRAVASSIRFGAKGIKVSCAGRLAGAEIARTEWYREGRVPLSTFRADIDYGFAEANTTYGIIGVKVWIFKGEVQPGQYINYNL